One Salvelinus fontinalis isolate EN_2023a chromosome 27, ASM2944872v1, whole genome shotgun sequence genomic region harbors:
- the LOC129824834 gene encoding transmembrane protein 151B-like, with translation MSPASAATASESSTATVPEEDTEESSREEQRPLKQSLSKSLCRDSHWKCLLLSLLMYGCVGAMTWCHVTKVTRLSFNSAYKVKSMMYHESPCSNGYIYIPVAFMVMLYVVYLVECWHCRTHNALLYKVDLESVGERIGRMQQATPCIWWKAISYHYVRRTRQVTRYRNGDAYTTTQVYHQRVNTHVAEAEFNYGNCGVKDISKQLQGLDSFPVTKLRFTKCFSFANVESENSYLTQRARFFTENEGLDDYMEAREGMHLKNVDFKEYMIAFSDLDHLPWYVSNYVFWAAAAFTFSWPLRVLTEYRTAYLHYHVEKLFGFDYVPVTPSEERPHCHHIPRVNTIDCTELEWHIRSNQQLVPSYSEAVLMDLTQLSSGGDSNANTYSVCGSYRQNCERCPRTISSSSIFSRSALSICNGTSPHIPFSASRFSLSRLYGSRRSCLWQSSGSLNETSCPTESTRCLTSSDQPTSEENPPDYQDALYFPVLIVHRNEGCLNHSLHMNGSCVETTL, from the coding sequence CAGCGGCCCCTGAAGCAGTCCCTCAGTAAGTCCCTGTGCAGGGATAGCCACTGGAAATGCCTGCTCCTGTCCCTACTCATGTACGGCTGCGTGGGGGCCATGACCTGGTGCCACGTGACCAAGGTGACGCGGCTTTCCTTCAACAGTGCCTACAAGGTCAAGTCAATGATGTATCACGAAAGCCCTTGCTCCAACGGATACATCTACATTCCTGTGGCCTTCATGGTCATGCTATACGTGGTCTACCTGGTGGAGTGCTGGCACTGCCGCACCCACAACGCACTGCTGTACAAGGTGGACTTGGAGAGTGTGGGTGAGCGCATCGGGCGCATGCAGCAGGCCACACCCTGCATCTGGTGGAAGGCCATCAGCTACCATTACGTGCGGCGCACGCGGCAAGTGACGCGCTACCGTAACGGCGATGCCTACACCACCACGCAAGTGTATCATCAGCGTGTCAACACGCACGTGGCCGAGGCAGAGTTTAACTACGGCAACTGCGGCGTGAAGGACATCTCCAAGCAGCtgcagggcctggacagcttccCCGTCACCAAGCTGAGGTTCACCAAGTGCTTTAGCTTTGCCAATGTGGAGTCGGAGAACTCCTACCTAACCCAGCGGGCCCGCTTCTTCACCGAGAACGAGGGCCTGGACGACTACATGGAGGCCCGCGAGGGCATGCACCTGAAGAATGTAGACTTTAAGGAGTATATGATTGCCTTTTCGGACCTGGACCACCTGCCCTGGTACGTGTCCAACTACGTGTTCTGGGCAGCCGCTGCCTTCACCTTCTCCTGGCCGCTGCGTGTGCTGACCGAGTACCGCACAGCCTACCTCCACTACCATGTGGAGAAGCTGTTCGGCTTCGACTATGTCCCTGTCACACCGTCCGAGGAGCGACCACACTGCCACCACATCCCTAGGGTCAACACCATCGATTGCACCGAGCTGGAGTGGCACATCCGCTCCAACCAGCAGCTGGTGCCCAGCTATTCCGAGGCTGTTCTCATGGACCTTACTCAGCTCTCCTCAGGTGGCGACAGCAATGCCAACACCTACTCGGTGTGCGGCAGCTACCGGCAGAACTGCGAGCGCTGCCCCCGCACCATCAGCAGCTCATCCATCTTCTCGCGCAGTGCTCTGAGCATCTGCAACGGGACTAGCCCACACATCCCCTTCAGCGCCAGCCGTTTCTCATTGTCGCGGCTCTACGGCTCGCGGCGCAGCTGCTTGTGGCAGAGCAGCGGCAGCCTCAACGAGACGTCGTGCCCCACAGAGAGCACGCGCTGCCTGACATCGTCGGACCAGCCAACTAGTGAGGAGAACCCGCCGGACTACCAGGACGCACTCTACTTCCCCGTGCTCATTGTGCACCGCAACGAGGGCTGCCTGAACCATTCGCTGCACATGAACGGATCCTGCGTGGAGACCACCCTATGA